Proteins encoded by one window of Candidatus Stoquefichus sp. SB1:
- the hemB gene encoding porphobilinogen synthase yields MFYRGRRLRENQVTRSLMCETHLHVEQLIYPIFVVEGTNIKQEISSLPGVYHYSIDCLKDVIAQMNEVGLKACILFGIPEHKDSVASEAYAESGILQQAIREIKRIDPDMFVIGDVCMCEYTDHGHCGIIDEHGHIDNDQTLPYLQKITLSYAMSGVDMVAPSAMMDGQILAMRQILDENGYYQLPIMGYSAKFASAYYGPFREAAHSAPAFGDRSAYQMDVANGQEALREIAADIDEGADIIMVKPALAFLDVIKETKLNFNVPICAYNVSGEYAMLKMAVEQGLMKESVIEESLLAIKRAGADMIITYFALDIARKMRNL; encoded by the coding sequence ATGTTTTATAGAGGGCGAAGATTAAGAGAAAATCAGGTCACACGTTCATTAATGTGTGAAACACATTTACATGTTGAACAGTTGATTTATCCAATATTTGTTGTAGAAGGAACAAATATAAAACAGGAAATTTCATCATTACCAGGTGTTTATCATTATTCTATAGATTGTTTAAAAGATGTCATTGCTCAAATGAATGAAGTTGGCTTGAAGGCTTGTATTTTATTTGGAATACCTGAACATAAAGATAGTGTTGCAAGTGAAGCATACGCAGAATCCGGAATTTTACAACAGGCTATTCGTGAAATCAAAAGAATTGATCCTGATATGTTTGTGATTGGTGATGTATGTATGTGTGAGTATACTGATCATGGTCACTGTGGGATAATAGATGAACATGGACATATCGATAATGATCAAACATTACCTTATCTACAAAAGATTACTCTTAGTTATGCAATGAGTGGTGTTGATATGGTTGCTCCTAGTGCGATGATGGATGGACAAATATTAGCTATGCGTCAAATTTTAGATGAAAATGGCTATTATCAATTGCCTATCATGGGATATAGTGCAAAATTTGCTTCAGCATATTATGGACCATTTAGAGAAGCTGCGCATAGTGCTCCGGCTTTTGGAGACCGAAGTGCTTATCAGATGGATGTTGCGAATGGACAAGAGGCATTAAGAGAAATTGCAGCAGATATTGATGAAGGTGCAGATATTATTATGGTGAAGCCAGCTTTGGCATTTTTAGATGTCATTAAAGAAACAAAATTAAATTTTAATGTTCCGATTTGCGCTTATAATGTAAGTGGTGAATATGCTATGTTAAAAATGGCAGTTGAACAAGGATTAATGAAGGAATCAGTTATCGAGGAATCTTTATTAGCCATCAAAAGGGCTGGTGCAGATATGATTATTACTTATTTTGCATTAGATATTGCAAGAAAGATGAGGAATTTATAA
- the hemL gene encoding glutamate-1-semialdehyde 2,1-aminomutase, protein MTNEEIYEMACQYIPGGVNSPVRAFQSVHTSPIFVKSAQGAHLIDEEGHEYIDYICSWGPLILGHNHPVVTDAIQKASQYGTSFGLPSKVEVDMARLIVESYEGIDMVRMVNSGTEATMSALRAARGYTHKNKIIKFEGNYHGHSDGLLVKAGSGAMTFQTPTSLGIPESVISQTIVCQYNDLQSVEEAICHYPQDIAAIILEPVAANMGIVQGQSHFLKGLRRLCDEHHIVLIFDEVITGFRVSYNSCPQYLGIVPDMVCFGKIIGGGLPVGAYGGKKEIMQLISPLGPIYQAGTLSGNPLAMSVGIAQLTYLKEHPEVYTHINHSAQYLAKGIQDILANLHLPFQVHCVESLLTLFFTDQEVHNYKDSQTCQTELYAIFFQEMLHQGILIAPSQFEAWFISDSHTQDDLDKTLKAICQALVKVYDAMAD, encoded by the coding sequence ATGACGAATGAAGAGATTTATGAAATGGCTTGTCAATATATTCCTGGTGGTGTTAATTCACCAGTTCGGGCTTTTCAATCTGTTCATACTTCTCCTATATTTGTAAAAAGTGCACAGGGTGCACACTTGATTGATGAAGAAGGACATGAATATATTGATTATATATGTTCTTGGGGACCATTGATTTTAGGACATAATCATCCAGTTGTCACGGATGCTATTCAAAAAGCAAGTCAATATGGAACAAGTTTTGGATTGCCTTCAAAAGTTGAAGTTGATATGGCTCGATTGATTGTGGAGAGTTATGAAGGTATTGATATGGTAAGAATGGTTAATTCTGGAACAGAGGCAACTATGAGTGCATTGCGTGCTGCAAGGGGATATACACATAAAAATAAGATTATTAAATTTGAAGGAAATTATCATGGGCATAGTGATGGTTTATTGGTGAAAGCAGGATCAGGGGCCATGACATTCCAAACTCCAACCAGTTTAGGAATACCTGAATCAGTCATTTCTCAAACAATTGTTTGTCAATATAATGATTTACAATCAGTGGAAGAGGCTATTTGTCATTATCCCCAAGATATAGCTGCGATTATCTTGGAACCAGTTGCGGCAAATATGGGGATAGTTCAGGGGCAATCGCATTTTTTAAAGGGGTTAAGAAGATTATGTGATGAACATCATATCGTTTTGATTTTTGATGAAGTGATTACTGGCTTTAGAGTTTCTTACAATAGTTGTCCTCAATATTTAGGGATTGTTCCTGATATGGTTTGTTTTGGAAAAATTATTGGTGGGGGATTGCCAGTTGGTGCTTATGGCGGAAAAAAAGAAATCATGCAGTTGATTTCTCCATTGGGACCTATTTATCAGGCTGGAACGCTTTCTGGTAATCCATTAGCAATGAGTGTTGGAATAGCTCAATTGACTTATCTGAAAGAACATCCAGAAGTTTATACGCATATCAATCATTCAGCACAATATTTAGCAAAAGGTATTCAAGACATTTTAGCCAATCTTCATTTGCCTTTTCAAGTTCATTGCGTTGAAAGTTTATTGACACTTTTCTTCACTGATCAGGAAGTTCATAATTATAAAGATTCACAAACTTGTCAAACGGAATTATATGCAATCTTTTTTCAAGAGATGTTACATCAGGGTATTTTGATTGCTCCTAGTCAATTTGAAGCATGGTTTATTAGTGATAGTCATACCCAAGATGATCTTGATAAAACTTTAAAAGCGATTTGTCAGGCTTTGGTGAAAGTTTATGATGCCATGGCTGATTGA
- the cobA gene encoding uroporphyrinogen-III C-methyltransferase, protein MNGKVYLVGGGPGAIELYTLKAIDCIQKADCLLYDRLIDPQILEYTKPECECIYVGKKSSQHTLPQDKINQLLVEKAHQYQYVVRLKGGDVYVFGRGGEEALALYENHIEFEVVPGLSSSIAGLSYGGVPITHRGLSSGFMVVTAHHQNEKEWDYQRFLNDDLTYVFMMGLSELPTIVENLLKVGKKSETPIALISHATLKNQKTLYGELANILDKVKKQPMVSPMLIVVGAVVSLHNQLNFYERKPFFRKKVLVTTVTNQRISLTKYFDEQGAFVKQLQLGEISYQLPHRPVNFKQSVIVFTSQNGIKGFFNWLKETKCDYRQLSDTRFACIGEKTAKLLYQYGFMSDLIAHEANSEAFNEDLKTFLKADERMIVVSHKEESSIERKTDRDLFLSVYDNQERQVDENDSYDLVCFTCASSVERLSKQNCLIKKALSIGPMTSKAIRKYYPNVKIIEADENSYQGMIKKIEVYKDVL, encoded by the coding sequence ATGAACGGTAAAGTTTATCTTGTTGGTGGGGGACCTGGAGCGATTGAACTTTATACATTAAAAGCCATTGACTGTATTCAAAAGGCAGATTGTTTGCTTTATGATCGTTTAATTGATCCGCAAATTTTAGAATATACAAAACCAGAATGTGAGTGTATATATGTTGGTAAAAAATCAAGTCAACATACTTTACCTCAAGATAAGATCAATCAATTATTGGTTGAAAAAGCTCACCAATATCAGTATGTTGTACGTTTAAAGGGTGGCGATGTTTATGTCTTTGGTAGAGGTGGTGAGGAAGCACTGGCACTTTATGAAAATCATATTGAGTTTGAAGTTGTTCCAGGACTCTCTTCATCGATTGCTGGTTTAAGTTATGGGGGAGTGCCAATCACACACAGAGGATTATCTTCAGGATTTATGGTTGTGACTGCTCATCATCAAAATGAAAAAGAATGGGATTATCAACGCTTTTTAAATGATGATTTAACATATGTCTTTATGATGGGGTTATCAGAATTACCAACAATTGTAGAGAATCTTTTAAAAGTTGGTAAAAAATCAGAGACACCAATTGCATTGATAAGTCATGCAACATTGAAGAATCAAAAAACTCTTTATGGTGAGTTAGCCAATATATTAGATAAAGTGAAAAAACAGCCAATGGTATCACCTATGTTGATTGTGGTGGGGGCAGTTGTATCATTGCACAATCAGTTAAATTTTTATGAAAGAAAGCCATTCTTTCGTAAAAAAGTTTTGGTGACAACAGTTACAAATCAAAGAATTTCTTTAACGAAGTATTTTGATGAACAGGGGGCTTTTGTGAAACAACTTCAGTTAGGGGAAATCAGTTATCAATTGCCTCATAGACCAGTCAATTTTAAACAAAGTGTGATTGTGTTTACGAGTCAAAATGGGATAAAAGGATTTTTTAATTGGTTAAAAGAGACAAAATGTGATTATCGGCAGTTATCTGATACACGTTTTGCTTGTATTGGAGAAAAGACTGCAAAATTGTTATATCAATATGGTTTTATGAGTGATTTGATTGCGCATGAGGCTAATAGTGAGGCTTTCAATGAAGATTTAAAAACATTTCTTAAAGCAGATGAAAGAATGATTGTTGTGAGTCATAAAGAAGAGTCATCAATTGAAAGAAAAACAGATCGTGATTTGTTCTTATCGGTTTATGATAATCAAGAAAGACAAGTGGATGAGAATGATTCTTATGATTTGGTTTGTTTTACATGTGCTTCATCAGTTGAAAGATTATCAAAACAGAATTGTCTCATCAAGAAAGCTTTATCAATTGGACCTATGACTTCAAAAGCCATTAGAAAATATTATCCCAATGTTAAAATTATTGAAGCTGATGAAAATAGTTATCAGGGAATGATTAAGAAAATCGAGGTGTATAAAGATGTTTTATAG
- the asrC gene encoding sulfite reductase subunit C, with translation MNHDIDIKKLRINCFRQSKVAGEFMLQMRVPGSLIEAKYLQIVQDIAQYWGNGTFHIGMRQTLNIPGIKYENIDEVNKYIKQYIQDIEVDLCDVDMDADDYGYPTIGARNIMSCIGNAHCIKANANTYQLARKIEKIIFPSHYHIKISIAGCPNDCAKGHFNDFGIMGIAKMEYHQERCIGCGACVRACEHHATRVLSLNKDGKIDKDTCCCVGCGECVLACPTSAWTRQNKTFYRVTLGGRSGKQYPRMGKMFLNWISEDALLQVFGNWQKFSAWVMDNKPEYIHGGHLIDISGYPKFKELILDGVELNPECQVAEEIYWSENEQRANIHLKPLSQHKKAGPQE, from the coding sequence ATGAATCATGATATTGATATAAAAAAATTAAGAATTAATTGTTTTAGACAATCAAAAGTTGCTGGTGAATTCATGTTGCAGATGAGAGTTCCTGGTTCTTTGATTGAAGCCAAATATTTACAGATTGTTCAAGATATTGCTCAATACTGGGGGAATGGAACATTTCATATTGGAATGCGTCAAACTTTAAATATTCCAGGCATTAAGTATGAAAATATTGATGAAGTGAATAAATATATTAAGCAGTATATTCAAGATATAGAAGTTGATTTATGTGATGTTGATATGGATGCGGATGATTATGGTTATCCAACGATTGGAGCCCGTAATATTATGAGCTGTATTGGAAATGCACATTGTATTAAAGCCAATGCTAACACATATCAATTAGCAAGAAAGATTGAGAAAATTATCTTCCCAAGTCATTATCATATTAAAATCTCTATTGCTGGATGTCCAAACGATTGTGCCAAAGGTCATTTTAATGATTTTGGAATTATGGGGATTGCTAAAATGGAGTATCATCAAGAAAGATGTATTGGTTGTGGAGCTTGCGTTCGTGCTTGTGAACACCATGCGACAAGAGTACTTTCTTTAAACAAAGATGGTAAGATTGATAAAGATACATGTTGTTGTGTAGGCTGTGGAGAATGTGTTTTGGCATGTCCGACAAGTGCCTGGACAAGACAGAATAAGACTTTCTATCGTGTCACATTAGGAGGACGTAGTGGAAAGCAATATCCAAGAATGGGAAAAATGTTTTTAAACTGGATCAGCGAAGATGCTTTGTTGCAAGTATTTGGGAATTGGCAAAAATTCTCAGCTTGGGTTATGGATAACAAACCAGAATATATTCATGGCGGTCATTTAATTGATATTTCAGGTTATCCAAAATTTAAAGAATTAATATTAGATGGTGTTGAATTGAATCCTGAATGTCAGGTGGCAGAAGAAATCTATTGGTCAGAAAATGAACAACGTGCAAATATTCATTTAAAACCTTTATCTCAACACAAAAAAGCAGGACCTCAAGAATAA
- the hemA gene encoding glutamyl-tRNA reductase, which translates to MKLAVIGISHKELAIDARSSFSFTDSQKLEFASLLLEHHIEQCIILSTCNRSEVYIMSDDDTHLLKGLYQDFCDESSFIYVYQGEEAILHLLRVTSGLESMLIREDQILGQVKNAYDFARDMHIGGKEIYMIFQEVIHFVKNLKTQFAQPSLSLSHIAIEHLKHLTTLTQKRIMIVGAGEVALSCLPYLYPQNQIYLMNRTSAHTQDIQQKYPLIQCLPFEQRIPLLKEMDILISATASPHLIFHTNDFIDTHLIAVDLAIPRDIEKNNYIECIDLESLNQEIEFNNQQRLEDQQHISELINHEVSVIQGKLSSIENDYMIQSLQEKSLEIANQTYQLLIKKLNLSQKEQYILQKTLKASFLQMIREPIHCMKTNQIDDLSIIHQIFGMKEEKK; encoded by the coding sequence ATGAAATTAGCAGTTATTGGTATTAGTCATAAAGAATTGGCGATAGATGCACGTTCTTCCTTTAGTTTTACAGATAGTCAAAAGCTAGAGTTTGCCAGTTTATTATTAGAACATCATATTGAACAATGTATTATTTTATCAACATGTAATCGTAGTGAAGTTTATATCATGAGCGATGATGATACACATTTATTAAAAGGGCTTTATCAAGATTTTTGTGATGAATCCTCATTCATTTATGTATATCAAGGTGAAGAAGCTATTCTTCATTTGTTGCGAGTGACAAGTGGTCTTGAATCAATGTTAATACGGGAAGACCAGATCTTAGGACAAGTCAAGAATGCATATGATTTTGCTAGAGACATGCATATTGGTGGAAAAGAAATTTATATGATTTTTCAAGAAGTGATTCACTTTGTTAAAAATTTAAAGACACAGTTTGCACAGCCATCACTTTCTTTAAGTCATATTGCCATTGAACATCTTAAACATCTCACAACCCTTACTCAAAAAAGGATCATGATTGTTGGAGCAGGAGAAGTGGCTTTATCTTGCCTTCCTTATCTCTATCCACAAAATCAAATCTATTTAATGAATAGAACATCTGCCCATACTCAAGATATTCAACAAAAATATCCCCTTATTCAATGCTTACCATTTGAACAGCGTATACCATTATTAAAAGAAATGGATATTTTAATCAGTGCCACAGCAAGTCCGCATCTTATCTTTCATACAAATGATTTTATTGATACTCATCTTATTGCAGTTGACTTAGCAATCCCAAGAGATATTGAGAAAAATAATTATATAGAATGCATTGATTTAGAAAGTCTCAATCAAGAAATTGAATTCAATAATCAGCAAAGATTAGAAGATCAGCAACATATATCAGAATTGATTAATCATGAGGTGAGTGTTATTCAAGGGAAGTTAAGTAGTATTGAAAATGATTATATGATACAATCATTACAGGAAAAAAGTTTAGAAATAGCCAATCAGACTTATCAATTGTTAATAAAGAAATTAAATCTTTCTCAAAAAGAACAATATATTTTACAAAAAACATTAAAAGCTTCTTTTTTACAAATGATAAGAGAACCTATTCATTGTATGAAAACAAATCAAATTGATGATTTAAGTATCATTCATCAAATATTTGGTATGAAAGAGGAGAAGAAATGA
- a CDS encoding VanZ family protein, with protein MSVYLIPIQVAMIVFPFIAFCLTLPYAIYQYHKYGSIPILRSLIIFSFIYYMINAYFMTMLPLPSIESVAKMTSPIMELRPFHSVGEIIQTTPFIWNQPSTYIPTLKQPAMMVTLFNILLTFPFGVYLRYYFQCSLKKTILFSFLLSLSFELIQLSALFGIYPRPYRLFEVDDLITNTLGGTLGYAICPLFAKFLPSREKLDAIAYEKGQKVSKPRKFFAFIIDALFIVIIMLMLHFINIPYHISYFIIICIFYILLPFCKHGQTIGKLLTRIALEDPAGTKKYQYLIHYIPLYLFILPTPYYFYQLLLLTKQINPILCYSGIIILLIIFFLTLCQFILSFFSSTKMWFDYYSHLTHVSLIHKDNN; from the coding sequence ATGTCAGTTTATTTAATTCCTATTCAAGTAGCGATGATTGTTTTTCCATTCATCGCTTTTTGTTTAACTCTACCATATGCAATTTATCAGTACCATAAATATGGTTCCATCCCAATCTTAAGAAGTTTGATTATCTTTTCATTTATTTATTATATGATCAATGCCTACTTTATGACAATGTTGCCTTTACCATCTATTGAATCAGTTGCCAAAATGACTTCACCAATTATGGAACTTAGACCTTTTCATTCTGTAGGAGAAATTATTCAAACAACTCCATTTATCTGGAATCAGCCCTCTACTTATATTCCTACATTAAAACAACCTGCCATGATGGTGACTCTCTTTAATATCTTACTCACTTTCCCATTTGGAGTTTATTTAAGATATTATTTTCAATGTAGTCTCAAGAAAACAATTCTTTTTAGCTTTTTACTTTCTTTATCATTCGAACTCATTCAATTAAGTGCATTATTTGGTATTTATCCAAGACCCTATCGTTTATTTGAAGTCGATGATTTAATTACAAATACACTGGGAGGAACATTAGGTTATGCAATCTGTCCATTATTTGCAAAATTCTTACCCTCTCGAGAAAAGTTAGATGCAATTGCTTATGAAAAGGGACAGAAAGTTTCTAAACCAAGAAAATTTTTTGCTTTTATTATTGATGCATTATTTATAGTGATTATTATGTTGATGCTTCATTTCATCAATATTCCTTATCATATCAGTTATTTTATCATTATTTGCATCTTTTATATTCTGCTGCCATTTTGTAAGCATGGTCAAACAATTGGTAAATTACTTACCCGTATAGCTTTAGAAGATCCAGCAGGAACCAAAAAATATCAATATCTCATCCACTATATTCCGCTTTATCTCTTCATATTACCTACACCATATTATTTCTATCAGCTTCTTCTTTTAACAAAACAGATCAATCCGATTCTTTGTTATAGTGGTATTATTATATTATTAATTATCTTTTTCTTAACATTATGTCAATTTATTCTTTCATTCTTTTCATCAACAAAAATGTGGTTTGATTATTATTCTCATCTCACACATGTATCTCTTATTCATAAAGACAATAACTAA
- a CDS encoding precorrin-2 dehydrogenase/sirohydrochlorin ferrochelatase family protein has protein sequence MMPWLIDFQDEKVIIIGGGKVAFRKAEQFLKHQAQVIVIARDFIDDFQLLDCQQIQDQYSCHYLNEAFFVYSATDDKEINQQIVNDAKRMHIMCASATASNAQFMSMSEIQTENMTLGISTNGTYPAFSKKLKTDLLKYDEYIGVLAKIRSEVLQKEIVSSKYRQRFFNQLMLFEKEELELIWDFIKHARGLVLIFHRSLDETAYAFAKSCQGYPIAFSDHQFQLKIETLQMLEIELIIQPMVIAYGKIYDRIQASLSIQCQEPLFVDKYVLKDIYSPLKKRLFLIHPRQTRELYDLLSSYGDVYTFNDTEYFDYDYDIIIPFLLQKGYHYQKDILRIRDMMNGKYHEFRSVLLEDDQVKDKLIQKIKSL, from the coding sequence ATGATGCCATGGCTGATTGATTTTCAAGATGAAAAGGTTATTATCATTGGTGGAGGTAAAGTTGCATTTCGTAAGGCTGAGCAGTTTTTAAAACATCAAGCTCAAGTTATCGTCATCGCCAGAGACTTTATTGATGATTTTCAATTATTAGATTGCCAGCAAATTCAAGATCAGTATTCTTGTCATTATTTAAATGAGGCATTCTTTGTTTATAGTGCAACTGATGATAAAGAAATTAATCAGCAAATTGTCAATGATGCCAAAAGGATGCATATTATGTGTGCAAGTGCTACAGCAAGCAATGCTCAATTCATGAGTATGTCAGAAATTCAAACTGAAAACATGACATTAGGCATTTCTACAAATGGCACATACCCAGCATTTTCTAAAAAGTTAAAAACAGATTTATTAAAATATGATGAATATATTGGAGTGCTTGCAAAGATACGGAGTGAAGTCTTGCAAAAAGAGATAGTAAGTTCAAAATATCGTCAACGCTTTTTCAATCAGCTCATGTTATTTGAAAAAGAGGAACTTGAATTGATTTGGGATTTTATAAAACATGCAAGGGGTCTGGTTTTGATTTTTCATCGTTCATTAGATGAAACAGCATATGCATTTGCAAAATCATGTCAGGGATATCCAATCGCTTTTTCAGATCATCAATTTCAATTAAAAATAGAAACATTACAAATGTTAGAAATAGAATTGATCATTCAGCCAATGGTCATTGCATATGGAAAGATTTACGATCGTATTCAGGCAAGTTTATCTATTCAATGTCAAGAACCTTTATTTGTAGATAAATATGTGTTAAAAGATATTTATTCTCCATTGAAAAAACGTCTGTTTTTAATTCATCCTAGACAAACAAGAGAGTTATATGACTTATTGTCATCTTATGGTGATGTTTATACTTTTAATGATACTGAATATTTTGATTATGATTATGATATAATTATCCCTTTTCTTTTACAAAAAGGGTATCATTATCAAAAAGATATTTTAAGAATTCGAGATATGATGAATGGAAAATATCATGAGTTTCGATCTGTTTTATTAGAAGATGATCAAGTAAAGGATAAATTAATTCAAAAAATAAAAAGTCTTTAA
- the asrB gene encoding anaerobic sulfite reductase subunit AsrB, with protein MNNPIRPIPCPILDIKKESLLEYTFKVQTDIQPDHGQFLQLSIPKVGEAPISVSAQGDGWLDFTIRSVGKVTDEIFNKKVGETLFLRGPYGHGWPLEEKFKGKHLVVITGGTGLAPVRSMLNTCFENDGYVESVTLISGFKNEEGIIFKPELKKWQEKFKTYYTLDRDKIDGWNVGFVTDFVKEIPFESYQGNYEVIIVGPPIMMKLTAEKVMSLGVPDEKIWVSFERKMSCAIGKCGHCRIDETYVCLDGPVFNYSKAKYLVD; from the coding sequence ATGAATAATCCAATCAGACCAATTCCTTGTCCTATTCTTGATATTAAAAAAGAAAGTTTATTAGAATATACTTTTAAGGTTCAAACAGATATTCAACCTGATCATGGACAATTTTTACAGTTATCAATTCCAAAAGTTGGTGAAGCACCCATATCAGTATCAGCTCAAGGTGATGGCTGGCTAGATTTTACTATTCGCTCAGTTGGAAAAGTTACTGATGAAATTTTTAATAAAAAAGTTGGCGAGACTTTATTCTTGCGTGGCCCTTATGGACATGGCTGGCCATTAGAAGAAAAATTCAAGGGAAAGCATCTTGTTGTGATTACAGGTGGAACAGGCTTAGCGCCAGTAAGAAGTATGTTAAATACGTGTTTTGAAAATGATGGTTATGTTGAAAGTGTCACTTTGATTTCTGGCTTTAAAAATGAAGAAGGTATTATTTTTAAACCTGAATTGAAAAAATGGCAAGAAAAATTTAAGACTTATTATACTTTAGATAGAGATAAAATTGATGGATGGAATGTTGGTTTTGTCACTGACTTTGTAAAAGAAATTCCTTTTGAGAGTTATCAGGGGAATTATGAAGTTATCATTGTAGGTCCACCAATTATGATGAAATTAACTGCTGAAAAGGTGATGTCTTTAGGTGTTCCTGATGAAAAAATCTGGGTTTCTTTTGAAAGAAAAATGTCTTGTGCAATTGGGAAATGTGGACATTGTCGTATTGATGAAACATATGTCTGTTTAGATGGACCGGTGTTTAATTATAGCAAGGCTAAATATCTGGTAGACTAG
- the hemC gene encoding hydroxymethylbilane synthase, which yields MNIIIGSRGSKLALKQTEYVRDMLQNTYPMHTYEIKIIHTMGDRNQNMPLDQMDAKGIFVNEIENELLHHTIDLAVHSLKDMPSTMSDGLTYAKTLKPSDYRDCLVLKNNQRLADLPLGSIIATGSKRRKYQLLKMRPDLQIVGIRGNVNTRIEKMQNQNIDGLVLASAGLKRLGLTHMISEYLSEDEMIPACGQGILALQVCQDSPLLEMFDHIGDDEAQLRLELECLYLATVNGGCHIPVGSYAKIEDQSVHFYALLGDEEGQHLVKTDAVFALDEAKQKVIEIANQLKEQVYER from the coding sequence ATGAACATTATTATCGGCAGTCGAGGTTCAAAACTCGCTTTAAAACAAACAGAGTATGTAAGAGATATGTTACAAAATACATATCCAATGCATACCTATGAAATCAAAATTATTCACACAATGGGTGATAGAAATCAGAATATGCCATTAGATCAAATGGATGCTAAAGGTATCTTTGTTAATGAAATTGAAAATGAACTTCTTCATCATACCATTGACTTAGCTGTGCATAGTTTAAAAGATATGCCTAGTACTATGAGTGATGGATTGACATATGCAAAGACATTAAAACCAAGTGATTATCGTGATTGTCTGGTTTTAAAAAATAATCAAAGATTAGCTGATTTGCCATTAGGAAGCATTATCGCAACAGGAAGTAAACGAAGAAAATATCAGCTTTTAAAAATGCGTCCTGATTTACAAATTGTAGGTATTCGTGGAAATGTGAATACACGTATTGAAAAAATGCAAAATCAAAATATTGATGGGCTCGTTTTGGCAAGTGCTGGACTCAAGCGTTTAGGATTAACCCATATGATCAGTGAATATTTAAGTGAAGATGAGATGATTCCGGCTTGTGGACAAGGTATTTTGGCTTTGCAGGTGTGTCAGGATAGTCCATTGTTAGAGATGTTTGATCATATTGGTGATGATGAAGCACAATTACGTTTAGAATTAGAATGTCTGTATTTAGCTACTGTCAATGGAGGATGTCATATTCCAGTTGGAAGTTATGCAAAAATTGAAGATCAGTCAGTTCATTTTTATGCCCTATTAGGTGATGAAGAAGGTCAGCATCTTGTAAAAACTGATGCAGTTTTTGCACTTGATGAAGCCAAACAAAAAGTGATTGAGATAGCGAATCAGTTAAAGGAGCAAGTGTATGAACGGTAA